DNA sequence from the Frankiales bacterium genome:
CTCGGTGAGCAGCTTCGCGAGCAGCCGAGCGTTGAGGCGCAGGGACGTCAGCAGGCGTCCCTGCGCGTCGTCGATCGAGAAGGTGACGGCATAGCCGGTGAGCGCCACGGGGGCGTTCACCACCGGCCTGCTGTATCCCCCGGAGGGAAGGTTGCTGGCGAACGCCGCCTCGATGTTGCCCACCTTCAGCAGGTTCGCGGCCTGGGGCTCACCGGTCTGCACGTGCTGGAACGGCGTCTTCTTCGAGTCGAGGCAGAACGGAGGGGCCCACTGCAGGGTCGCCTGCGTCATGAGCTCCGAGCCGTAGATGGCGATGGGCGCCTTCCCGCCCACCACCGAGCACACGCTCGCCGACGGCGCGAAGTGCAGCGGCACGCTCACCCGGTTGCGCCAGTTCGACGCCGACCACCACAGCGAGCCGTTGACCGCGGACGACGAGAGGTCGCCCTGGACGAACTGCGACCCGGGAGCGAAGTTGCCGTTGCTGGTGCAGGCTGCGTCGATGTCGGGCAGGTCGAGGGCGAGGGGACGGTCGGCCACGGGCAGGCCCGCGCCGGCCTCGTCGCAGGAGATGCCCACCACCGGCACGATCACGACGCTGCAGGCCACCGTGTCCGAGCAGCCGAGCGAGGCGTTGCTGTCGGCACTGCGGACGTTGAACAGGATCGAGCCCGTGCCGTCGGCCCCGGTGACCGCGAAGGTCTCGTTGCTCGGCAGGTTGGTGGCGGTCAGGTTCGACGTGGCCTCCGGGGGCATGCCGGCGCAGGCCGAGGACCCGCCGTAGTAGCGAGTGCCGCTCTCGGACACGAACGGCACCCAGCGCTCGGAGATCCCGATGTCCGTGCAGGCCGCCGGCCGCGGCGACGGCGCGCCGGCGAACTGCGTCCGCTCCTCGGCCGTGGCATAGCGGTCCATCCGCCACTCCGGGTAGGCGGTGGAGTAGTCGGCCTTGAAGCGCTCGGCCCACGACTGCGTCCAGCAGGTCTCCGGGCTCAGCTGCTGGGCGGCGGGCACGGTGCTGGAGTCGACGCCGCGGCACTCGAGGACCACCACGGGGTGCTCGATCACCACCGCGGCCGCGGAGTTCTGGTCCGCGACGATGCCCCCGCTCTGCGGCGCTCCGGTCCACGAGACCGGGACCGCCTGCCGGTCGCGCAGGCCGTGGGTGTCGCCGACGGTGACCGAGATGCTGTACGCCGTCGTGGCCACGTCGTTTCCGGCGGCGTCGAGGTGCGTGCGGGTGGCCGTGACGGTCTTCGTCGTCGACTGGCCGCCCGACGTCGCGGCCTCGGCCGGTGCCGTCTGCTCCCCGGGGATGCCGGCGGCCGCGCCCGAGGCGACGAGGGCGAGGGCCGCGGCGAGCGCGAGGAGCCGGGCGGGGGTCCTCACGGCGCACCCCGTCGGGCGGTGAGCCGGCGGTGGATCACCGGTGGCAGCACGATCACCGCGATCAGGCCCAGCGCCGTGAGCAGCGCGAACACGGGCACCGCGGAGGCGGTCTGGGTGGAGGAGCTCAAGGTGACCGCGACCGGCTCGGCCGCGCCCGCGCCACCGCCGCTCCCGCTACCGCCCGTCGCCGGGTCGACGACCTGCCCGGTGGCCGGGTCGATGCTGGGGGCCGCACCCGGGTCCGTGCCGCCCGACGCCGGGGTGGTGGCGCCACCACCGCCCCCACCGCCACCGCCGCCGGCCGTGGCCCCCGTGCCGCCGCTCCCGCCGGACGAGCCGCCCGAGCTCGAGCCCCCGGACGACGAGCCGCTCCCCGAGCCGCTGCCGCCGGTGGACCCGCCCGGCTTGCCGTTGCTGCCCGGGTTCGCGGTGTTGGGGATCGAGTCCGTGCAGGGACCGGCCCCGACCTTGTCGCAGGCCTGCGGCATCGGCGCGATCTCGGCGAGGTAGTTGCGGTTGGGCTGGCCGGCGATGAATGTCGGGTTGTTGCACGAGCTCACGTTGCGCTTGGTCAGGTCGACCCCGGGGTCGGCTGCCTTCAGCTTGGCCACCTGGTCGAACGAGGCCTGCACGAGGTTGATCGGCAGCGGCGAGTAGCCGAGCGGGCCGATCTCGCGCTGCCCCTGGCACAGCGAGTAGTACAGGTAGTCGGCAAGGGTCTGCCGCTTCGCCGTCGTCATGGTCTGGTCGTTCGACGCCGTCGGGATGATGCCGTAGGAGTAGGACGAGAGGGGGTAGGTCCGCTTGTCGGTGAACGTGTAGACCTGCTGGAGGTTCTGGAGCAGGTAGTTGGGCGAGGTCTTGTCCTGGTTGATGACGGCCTTGGTGAGCGCGACCGCGACGTTGTACTGGTCGGGCAGGGTGAAGTAGCCGGCCTTGTTGAGCACCTTGGCCACGGGGTAGTCCTGCGCGAGCGCGTAGGAGTACTCGTCGTAGCCGATCGCGCCGTTGCCGGCGGCCGAGGCGATGTAGTTGATGACGCCGTCGGAGCCGTTCTGCGCGATGGCCTTCCCCTTGCGCGGGAAGTATTCGGTGAGCCCGCTGGTGCCGAGGAACGGTCGCCAGATGCTCGGGAACTGCGAGTCGAGATAGGCGGTGAACTGCGCCGAGGAGCCCGAGCCCTCGGAGTGCACCACCGGGATGATCGGCAGCGACGGGAGCGCCTTTCCGTTGTTGTCCGCGGTGATGGCCGGGTCGTTCCAGTTCGTGATCTGGTTGGTGAAGATCTTTGCGAGGGTCTGGCCGGAGAGCCGCAGGTTGCGGACGAGCTTGCCGGCCACCCGGACCTGGTAAGGGAACGACGTGCCGCCCGCCACGATCGGGAGGTAGACGAAGTCGCGTCCCTGCGAGGTGTCCGTGTCGCCGGTGACCGGGTCGACCCCCTGGAATCCGATGTCGCTCACCGCGAAGTCGTTCTGCTTGTACCCGAAGTCCTTGCGGCCCTGCGCCGACCCGCTCGCGGTGAAGACCACCTGCAGGCCGTTGGGCTGGACGTCCGCGACCCACTGGTTGACCGCGTTGGCCGACCAGCTGGAGCCGGAGCCCTGGATGAGGGCGTGGCTGGCCGCCACTGCCGGCTGGGTTCCGATGGCCGTGACGACGAGAGCCGCCGCCACCAGGGCCAGTGCCTGGGCTCGAGTGCTGCGCATGGTCGTGGGGTCCTTCGTGTCGCGCGGGGGTGGGCGGGTGCGTCGGGCCGGGCCGTCGCCCGGCTAGCGGCCCTGCTTGTCGCGGGCGAGCCAGCGGGTGAGGACGAACAGGAACGTCACGAGGATCAGGAGCACCGTGGCGGCGCCGAAGCCGCGCTGGATGTAGAGGTCCTGGCCGCTGCGCACCGCGAAGAGGCTGAACAACGGCAACGAGTTCATCGGGTCCTGGAACGGGTTCACGTTGAGGAATGTCGAGGCGCCGGAGGTGATGAGCACCGGCGCGGTCTCGCCGATCGCCCGGGCGATGCCCAGGATCACGGCCGTCGCCAGTCCGGCCTTCGCCGTCGGCAGCACCACGCCGCGCACGGTGCGCCACTGGCTCGCGCCGAGCGCCAGGCTTGCCTCCCGCAGGCCGCCGGGAACCACGCGCAGCTGCACCTCGGCGGATCGGGCGATGATCGGGGTCATCATCACGGTGAGGGCCATGGCCGCGGCGAACCCCGACCTGGGGACGCCCAGCGCCAGGATGAGCGTGACGTAGATGAACAGGCCGGCGAGGATGTCCGGCAGCGCCGTCATCGCCTCCACCACCGTGCGGACGATCCGCGCGCCGGTGCTGCCGACCTCGGTCATGTAGACGGCGGTGCCGATGCCCAGCGGCAGCGCGATCACCACCGCGATCCCTACCTGGATCAGCGTGCCGACGACCGCGTGGAGGATCCCGCCGGCGGACAGCGGGTCGGTCGGCCGCACGCCTGCCATGTCCTCGGTGTAGAAGTTGGCGTTCAGCAGGGCCGGGATCCCCTTGATCACCGTGTAGACGAGCGTGGTGACGAGCGCGCCGAACACCACGAGCGCCCCGGCCGACACCACCGCCTCCATCAGCCGGTCCACGACGAGGGTCCTCGGCTGCGACAGCGCCGTCACCCCGGCGTACATCGCCAGGAACGCGACGTACCAGACGATGCAGAAGCCGAGCACTCCCTGCAGCCCGAGCACGAGCGAGTAGAGCACCCAGGTGAGGCAGAGGGAGGCGACGCCGGACCCGAGGAAGCTGAGGATCTCGTCCGAGGTGCGCTTGCCGATGATGCGCGGCACGTCGGCCGCCCGCCGCCCGGGGCGCGGGGGGTCCGACGGCGGCGCCGGCGGCCCGGTCGGGCCGACGACGACGGGGACCTCGGCCGTGTCACCGATCGCCGGCGGCACCTGCACCTCGGCCTCGGGTCGCACTGCGGTCATCGTGGGCCCCTAGATGTCCGTGCCGGCGCCGCTGCGGCTCCGGTTGACGAAGACGGCGGCGATCGTGTTGACGACCAGGGTGATGAGGAACAGCACGAAGCCGGCGGTGAGCAGGGCCGAGAGCTGGTTCGAGGTCGCCTCGCCGAACAGTCCCGCGATGAGCGACGAGGTGGTGATCGTGCCGACCTCGAGAGGGCGGAACTTCAGGTCGAAGGCCGGGGAGATGATCAGCAGCACCGCGATGGTCTCGCCCAGCGCACGGCCCAGCGCGAGCATCGTGCCGCCGATGATGCCTCCGCGCCCGAAGGGCAGCACCACGGAGCGCACAACGCCCCAGCGGGTCCCCCCGAGCGCCAGGACCGCCTCGCGCTCCCCCGGCGGGGCCTGCACGAACACGCCGCGCATCACCGCCGTCGCCAGCGGGATCACCATCATCGAGACGCACAGGCCGGCGATGAAGGCGGAGGAGGTGAAGCTCGACTGCCAGTTCGCCGCGAGGTCCGGGTCGACGTCGACTCGGAAGATGGGGATCCACCCGAGGTACTGGTTGATCCACCGGGCGACGTAGATGGCATACGGCTGCAGCAGGAAGAAGCCCCAGAGCCCGTAGATGATGCTCGGCACAGCGGCCATCAGGTCGATGGCCGAGACCAGGAACGACCTGATCCGCAGCGGTGCGTACTCGCTGATGTAGAGCGCGGTGAGCAGCGCGAGGGGAAACGACACCACGATCGCGACGAGGGCGACCTCGATGGTGCCGAGGATCACCGCGGAGATGCCGATCTGGTCGATCCGCGGCTGCCACTCGTTCTCGGTGAGGAACGACAGGCCGTAGCGCTGGAAGGTGGGGATCGACTGGTAGCCGAGGAAGACGCCGATGGCGCCGAAGATCACCAGGACGGTGATGCCGATGCTGCGCGCCGTCCAGTGGAAGGCGCGGTCCGGGCCGGACGGCCTGCGGTCGATCGGGCGAGGGGCGTCGCCCGACGGGTCCGCGGCCGGCTCGACGGGCTCGAGGACGGCCTGGTGGCTCATCCGAACCGTCCGTGGACGTAGTCGCTGGTCCGCGGGTCCTGCGGGTTCCCGAAGATGTCGTCCGTCCGCCCCGCCTCGACGATGACGCCCGGGGTCCCCTGCTCCGCCAGGAAGAACGCGCACTGCTGCGACACCCGCGCGGCCTGCTGCATGTTGTGCGTGACGATGACGATGGTGACCTCGTCCTTGAGCTCGAGGATGGTCTCCTCGATGCGCCGGGTGGACGTGGGGTCCAGCGCGCTGCACGGCTCGTCCATCAGCAGCACCTCGGAGTCCACGGCCAGCGAGCGGGCGATGCACAGCCGCTGCTGCTGCCCGCCGGAGAGCGCGCTGCCCGGCTGCTTCAGCCGGTCCTTGACCTCGGCCCAGAGCCCGGCGCGCACCAGGCACCGCTCGATGAGGTCGTCGCGGTCGGCGCGCCCCACCTTGGTGCCGGTGAGCTTGAGACCCGCGGTCACGTTGTCCGCGATCGACATCGCAGGGAACGGGTTGGGCTTCTGGAACACCATCCCGATCCGCTTGCGGGTGTCGGTGATCCGGTTGCCGGCGTCGTAGATGTCGACACCGTCGAGGAGCACCTGACCGGACATCTGCGCGGAGGGCACGAGCTCGTGCATCCGGTTGAGGATGCGCAGGAAGGTGGACTTGCCGCAGCCGGAGGGACCGATCAGGGCCGTCACCGTCTGCGCCGGCATGGGCAGCGAGACCTGGTCGAGCACCTTGCGCTCGCCGAACCAGGCGGACACGCGGCGTGCGTCGAGGCTCGACCCGGCCACCACGCGCGGCGCCGGCCCCGGTCCGGACTCGATGGTGATGGTGCTCACGAGGCGCCTCCGTAGTGGACGACGGGCAGCGCCGACTCGTCGAGGGCGACGTCGGCGCCGGGGCGGAGCGTGGTGACGGCCTCCCAGCCATGGCTCGCCCGCCACCGGCCGAGGGCGTCGGGCACGGTGGCCAGGAACTGGTGCAGGGCGTGGCGCGCGTCGCGCTCGTGCGCCAGGACGCGGACCGATGCGGCGAGCACCTCGCCCTCGGAGACGATCTGCCACCGCCAGCCGAAGCCGTCGGCCACGGGCACGACGCCCGCGACGCTCCCCTCGAGGGCAGCGGCGAGCCGGAGCAGCGCCTGCTCGCACGAGGCCGCGTCCGGGTAGGTCTCCGGGCTCCGGCCGAGCTCGCGGTTGTTGGCGCCGAGCAGCCGCCACAGGACCGGTCCGGTCGCCTCGGAGGCGCGTACCCATTCGGTGACGCCCGAGTCCGGGTCCGGGACCCGGGCCGGGACGAGCTGGAACCGAGGGGTCGCCACCGCTGTCCTTCCGTCACGCCGGTGCCTCGCGACCTGCCTGAGCCGGTCGCGCCGTGGGAGCGGATCGGCGTGCGCCAGCCGGATGCCGGAATGCTCCATGCGCCGGGCGGTGGCGGGAGAAGCAGCGCATGAACAGCAGACGAGTGCTGGGTGAACGAATGACGCTGTCGGCGCGGTGGCCCGCGGCGCCCGACGCCGTCCGTCCGGTGGATGCTCAGGTGCCGGGCGGTCCCACCGATAATGACGTCGATCAGTCCGAGATCCTGGACCGTCGTGGAAGCCGGCCCGAGGACCCCGAGGAGCGCTCCGCCGACCGCCGGCGGGGCGCTTCTCGCGTCCCGGCATCCGCGCCGTCGCCACCCACACGGCGCAGAGCGGCAGCGGGCGCAGCCGCAGGTGGGGCCGCCCCGGCTGCGCCGTTCGGCTGACTTTCGTAACGCGCGCAACGGGAATCCCCGTTCGGCGCAGCAACCGCGCCGAGGGCGACGACGAAGACCCCCGCACGACAGGGCCGGGCGCACGTCCGGCAGCACACGCTGGGGGTGCCATGGGACTCGACCCGACGACGGTCTCGCGCCGTCAGGTCCTGGGGGCGGGCGCGGTGGTCGCCGCCGCCGCGACCGGTGTGGCCGCCGCTCCGGCGGCGCAGGCCACGACGGCGACCGCGACCACCCCGGTGATCAAGAAGGTGACGATCTACCGCGTCGTCTCCTACCGGTACAACTCCGCGACCCACGTCACGACGGTCACGAAGGCGACGAAGGCCACCGTCGTAGCGCGCTTCGTGGGCACGGCGGTCTACCTCAAGAACTCCCACGGCACGTGGTTCCGCGTGCCCTACGTGTGGTCGCGGACCAAGCGGGCGCTGGTGTTCTCGCGCTACCTGCAGCTCAAGTTGCAGGCCGCGGCCAAGCCCAAGCCCAACCCGACGGCCGGCGTCACGGTGGTCTCGCCCGGGCCGTTCTCCGCGGTCTCGGCGTACCACACCACGGACTGGGCACGGCACCTGCTCAACCGGGCCGGCTACGGGCCGACCGACGCCGACCTCGCAGCGGTCCGGTCGACGGGCTACGTCGGATGGCTCGAGGCCCAGATGTCGCCGAGCCACGTCAGCGACACGGCCTGCGCCCAGGTGCTGTCCCGCCTGCCCGCGCAGGGGGCCGCGATCTGGCGGGTCAAGCACGGCATCGAGACCGGCACCATCAACGGCTGGGACCAGTACAACTCGGTGCTCCAGGACTTCACCGTCCGCGCGCTGCTGAGCAAGCGGCAGCTCCTCACGGTGATGGAGGACTTCTGGGGCAACCACTTCAACGTCACCATCTACGCCGACGGCACGGCGGAGTCGCGGGCGCACTACGCGTACACGATCCGCGCCCGCGCGTTCGGCCGGTTCGCGGACCTGCTGGCAGCCGTCACCAAGCACCCGGCGATGCTCACCTACCTCAACAACCGTGACTCGACCGCCGAGCACCCGAACGAGAACCAGGGTCGCGAGCTGCTCGAGCTGCACACGGTGGGCGTCGACGCGGGCTACGGCGAGGTGGGCGTCATCAACTCGGCCCGCCTGCTCACCGGGCTCGGCGTCGACTCCGACTCCGGCGAGTACGCCTACCAGCCCTGGAACCACTGGACCGGCGCGGTGAAGGTGCTCGGCTTCAGCCACGCGAACGCGACCGACACCGGTGGCGAGGCCGCGGTGAACGCCTACCTGAGCTACCTCGCCCACCACCCCGCGACCGCGCAGCGGCTGGCGCGCAAGCTGGCGGTGCGCTTCGTGTCCGACACCCCGTCGGCCGGGCTGGTGTCGCTGCTGGCGAAGACGTACCTCGCCCACGACACCGCGATCGTGCCGGTCCTGCGGGTGCTGTTCTCCTCGCACGAGTTCGCGCAGTCGATCGGGGCCAAGGTCGCCCGCCCGTTCGAGCACCTGGTCTCGACGGCACGGCGCATGGGAGTCACCCCGGCGCTCGACAACCTCGACGCCCTGCTCCAGCTCGTCTACATGGCCGACGACGCCGGCCACAACCCGTTCGGGCAGCCGTTCCCGACGGGGCAGCCGGACACCGCCGACGCGTGGGAGTCGACGGCCGCGACCCTGACACGCTGGAACAACACGATGTCGATGGTCGCGGGCTGGTACCCGTCCGACGTCGTGCGGCCGACGCTGCTCGCTGCTGCCGTGGGGCCCACGCTCCCGGCGACGCACGGCGAGCTGCTCGACGTCGTGGCCCGTCGGATGTTCGGCCGCGTCCTGGCACCCGCGCACAAGACCGCGATGCTCGCCTTCCTCGGCGTCACCGCCGACAAGGCCGTGTCGTCGAGCTCCTCCGCCGTGTCCGGCGGCCTGCCGTCCCTCGTGGCAGCGCTGCTGGACTCGCCCTACGCGACCCTCCGGTGAGGCCCGTCATGACCGAGACCACCGCCCGTCCCGTCGACCAGGGCTGCTGCGAGGAGGGGGCGCGGGCCGGACGCCTGACCCGCCGCTCGCTGCTCAAGGCGCTCGGCGTTGGCTCCGTCGCCATCGCCGCCGGGCCGGCCGTGGGCATGCGTGCCGCGTTCGCGGCCGACCCCGGCTGGTCCGGCGACACCGTCGTCGTGCTCTCCCTGCGCGGCGGCTTCGACGGGCTGTCGGCCGTCGCGCCGATCGGCGACCCGAACTACGCCGCGAACCGGCCCACGATCGCTGTGCCGGCGTCGGCGGCCTTCCAGCTCGACCCGATGTTCGGGCTGCACCCGGGCCTCGCCGACCTCCAGGCGCTGTGGACCTCCGGCAAGCTCGCGTTCGTCCACGCCGCGGGCATGAGCGCGCCGAACCGCTCGCACTTCTCGGCGATGGACGAGATGGAGCGGGCCGCGCCGGGATCCAGCGCACGGTCCGGCTGGCTCGACCGCACGCTGGCGCTGCACTCCGTCGGCGGTCCCTTCAGCGCCGTGCAGATGGGCTCGTCGTCGATCCCCGAGTCGCTGGCCGGTCCCTATCCCGTGCTCGGCATGGACTCGGTGAGCGGCTTCCGGCTCAGCGGAGCGGGCAGCGCGGCGAGCCGCGCCAAGTGGTCGGCGGCCCTCAACGCGCTGCACGACCAGGCTCCCCCCGGCCTGCACGACTCGGCGGCCGGCACCCTCGGCGCGCTGGACACCGCGGCGTCGCTGGCGTCGTACACGCCGGCGAACGGCGCGTCGTACCCGAGCGGCGGCCTGGGCAACGCGCTCAAGAACGCGGCGCAGCTCATCAAGGCCGACGTCGGCCTGCGCGCCCTCACCATCGACCTCGGCGACTGGGACATGCACGCCGGCCTCGGCACGGTCGACAACGGCTGGATGCGCGGCAACCTGCTCGAGCTCGGCCGGGGCCTCAAGGCGTTCGCGACCGACCTCGGCACGTGGCTCGACAGCACCACCCTCGTGACCATCAGCGAGTTCGGACGCCGCGTGCAGGAGAACGAGTCCGGCGGGGTCGACCACGGCTGGGGCAACGTGATGATGGTGCTCGGCGGGCACGTGGTGCAGGGCGTGCACGGCACCTGGCCCACTCTGGCCGCCGACAAGCTGACCCAGGGCGACCTCACGGCCACCACGGACTACCGCGCCGTGCTCGCCGACGTCCTCGTCAACCGCACCGGCGCGAGCGTGGCCCAGGTGGGCGAGGTGTTCCCCGGCTACACCGGGGCGAGCAGCCTGCCCGGCGTCACCACCCCCTGACCTCCCGGTCCGGGACCCGTCGTTACTGCCGCAATGACCGGAGAACGGCCGCAGATCCGGTCATCCGGGCAGTAACGACGGGGTCAGGCCTCGGCGCAGGCGACGCAGCGCGTGGCCCAGGGGTGCACCTCGAGGCGGCCCTCGGGGACGGGGCCGCCGCAGACGTCGCAGGTGCCGTAGGTGCCGGCGTCGAGCTTGGCCAGCGCGCGGTCGACGTCGGCGAGCTGCTCGAGCAGCTGGTCGTGCGCGGCCACCTGCGCCAGCCGCTCCACGGCGATGCTCGTGCCATCGCCCACGCGCTTGCCGAAGGAGATGCCGCCGCTGTCCGTGGGGGCCGCGCTGATCCCGGCGATGCGCTCGAGCAGGTCGGACCGCTTGTGCTCCAGCACCGCGCGGACCTCGGCGTCGCTCATCGCTCGGCCCTCCCGTCCACGAGGTGCAGCGTGTCGTCGCACAGCGCGGCGACCTCGGGGTCGTGCGTCGCTAGGACGACGGCGGCCCCGGCACCAGCCTCCTCCCGCAGCGCGGCGAGCACCACCGCGGCGGTGTCGGCGTCGAGCTCCGCGGTCGGCTCGTCCGCCACGAGGAGCCCGGGCGCGACGACGAGGGCGCGCGCCACGGCCACCCGCTGGCGCTGGCCGCCGGAGAGCTCCTCCGCCAGGCGGTCCGGGACGTCGGCGAGCCCGGCCCGCGCCAGCGCGGCCTGCGCCCGGTCGCGCACGACCGTGCGGTCGAGGCCGCGCAGCTGCAGCGGCAGCTCGACGTTCTCCGCCGCGGTGAGCACCGGCAGCAGCCCGTAGCCCTGGAAGACGACGCCGGTGCGCGCGGCGCGGTCGGCCGGGTCGACGGTGCCGCCGTCGGCCGGGACGAGCCCGGCGAGCACGGTGAGCAGCGTCGACTTGCCTGAGCCCGACGGCCCGGTCACCGCGAGCACGCGGCCCGGCACGACGTCGACGTCGACCTCGTCGACCACGCGGCGTCCGCCGCGCACGACGACGACCCCGCGCGCGGTGACGGTCACGCCGTCGCGGGGCTCAGCGGGATGCGCGCTCGTCATGTCTCGCTCCTGCGCAGTCGCACCTCGGCACCGTCGCGCTCGACGATCACGCGCGTGCCGGGCGGCCAGTCGGCCACCACCTCGTCGGGCAGGTGCACGCTGCCGTCCTTGCCGACGACGGCGAACTGCTCGCCGTGGTGGCCCTCCTGCCCCACACGGCCGTAGCGCATCGTCACCGTGCGCCCGAGCCGCTGGCCCACTTCGGGGTCGTGCGTCACGACCACGACCGTGGTGCCGAACCGCTCGTTCACCTCGTCGAGGAGATCGAGCACGGCGTCGCGCGCGGGATGGTCGAGTTGCGAGGTGGGCTCGTCGGCCAGCAGCAGGCCCGGGCCGTTCGCCACCGCGACGGCCAGCGCCACCCGCTGCTGCTCGCCACCGGAGAGCAGTGGCACCGGACGGTCCGCCACCGCACCGAGCCCGAGCGCCCCCAGCAGCTCCTGCGGCTGCATCGCCGATCGACGGCGCGCCCGGGGCAGCGACCGGTTGGCGAAGCGCACGTTGTCCGCCGGCGTCGCGTAGGCCAGCAGGTTGCGCGCCGCGCCCTGGAGGACCAGCCCGACGCGCTGCGAGCGCATGCGCAGCAGCGCACGCTCGGGCAGGCCGCCGATCTCCTCGTCGCCCACCCACACGCGTCCCGCGCTCGGCGGGATGAGCCCGCCCATCATGCCCAGCAGCGTCGACTTGCCGGATCCGGACGGACCGAGCAGCGCCACGCGCTCCCCCGGCGCGACGTCGAGGTCCACGCCGCGCACAGCGACGACGTCGAGGTCGCCGGTGCGGTAGATGTGCACCAGCTCCTCGCAGCGCACCGCCAGCCCGGCCGGTCGCGTCGTGGTGACGGTCATTCCTGCACCTGCCTCAACAGGTCCGGCATGGCCCGCCGCACGGTGCGCCGGGCCCCGACGTCCGCGACGACGGCGAGCACCGCCAGGATCACGGCGACCACGGCGAGCACCGGCAGCCACGCCGGGCCGTACCAGAGCGGCGGGCCGTCCGCGCC
Encoded proteins:
- a CDS encoding phosphate ABC transporter substrate-binding protein, with the protein product MRSTRAQALALVAAALVVTAIGTQPAVAASHALIQGSGSSWSANAVNQWVADVQPNGLQVVFTASGSAQGRKDFGYKQNDFAVSDIGFQGVDPVTGDTDTSQGRDFVYLPIVAGGTSFPYQVRVAGKLVRNLRLSGQTLAKIFTNQITNWNDPAITADNNGKALPSLPIIPVVHSEGSGSSAQFTAYLDSQFPSIWRPFLGTSGLTEYFPRKGKAIAQNGSDGVINYIASAAGNGAIGYDEYSYALAQDYPVAKVLNKAGYFTLPDQYNVAVALTKAVINQDKTSPNYLLQNLQQVYTFTDKRTYPLSSYSYGIIPTASNDQTMTTAKRQTLADYLYYSLCQGQREIGPLGYSPLPINLVQASFDQVAKLKAADPGVDLTKRNVSSCNNPTFIAGQPNRNYLAEIAPMPQACDKVGAGPCTDSIPNTANPGSNGKPGGSTGGSGSGSGSSSGGSSSGGSSGGSGGTGATAGGGGGGGGGGATTPASGGTDPGAAPSIDPATGQVVDPATGGSGSGGGAGAAEPVAVTLSSSTQTASAVPVFALLTALGLIAVIVLPPVIHRRLTARRGAP
- the pstA gene encoding phosphate ABC transporter permease PstA, which encodes MTAVRPEAEVQVPPAIGDTAEVPVVVGPTGPPAPPSDPPRPGRRAADVPRIIGKRTSDEILSFLGSGVASLCLTWVLYSLVLGLQGVLGFCIVWYVAFLAMYAGVTALSQPRTLVVDRLMEAVVSAGALVVFGALVTTLVYTVIKGIPALLNANFYTEDMAGVRPTDPLSAGGILHAVVGTLIQVGIAVVIALPLGIGTAVYMTEVGSTGARIVRTVVEAMTALPDILAGLFIYVTLILALGVPRSGFAAAMALTVMMTPIIARSAEVQLRVVPGGLREASLALGASQWRTVRGVVLPTAKAGLATAVILGIARAIGETAPVLITSGASTFLNVNPFQDPMNSLPLFSLFAVRSGQDLYIQRGFGAATVLLILVTFLFVLTRWLARDKQGR
- the pstC gene encoding phosphate ABC transporter permease subunit PstC — protein: MSHQAVLEPVEPAADPSGDAPRPIDRRPSGPDRAFHWTARSIGITVLVIFGAIGVFLGYQSIPTFQRYGLSFLTENEWQPRIDQIGISAVILGTIEVALVAIVVSFPLALLTALYISEYAPLRIRSFLVSAIDLMAAVPSIIYGLWGFFLLQPYAIYVARWINQYLGWIPIFRVDVDPDLAANWQSSFTSSAFIAGLCVSMMVIPLATAVMRGVFVQAPPGEREAVLALGGTRWGVVRSVVLPFGRGGIIGGTMLALGRALGETIAVLLIISPAFDLKFRPLEVGTITTSSLIAGLFGEATSNQLSALLTAGFVLFLITLVVNTIAAVFVNRSRSGAGTDI
- a CDS encoding ATP-binding cassette domain-containing protein — translated: MPAQTVTALIGPSGCGKSTFLRILNRMHELVPSAQMSGQVLLDGVDIYDAGNRITDTRKRIGMVFQKPNPFPAMSIADNVTAGLKLTGTKVGRADRDDLIERCLVRAGLWAEVKDRLKQPGSALSGGQQQRLCIARSLAVDSEVLLMDEPCSALDPTSTRRIEETILELKDEVTIVIVTHNMQQAARVSQQCAFFLAEQGTPGVIVEAGRTDDIFGNPQDPRTSDYVHGRFG
- a CDS encoding DUF1800 family protein; translation: MGLDPTTVSRRQVLGAGAVVAAAATGVAAAPAAQATTATATTPVIKKVTIYRVVSYRYNSATHVTTVTKATKATVVARFVGTAVYLKNSHGTWFRVPYVWSRTKRALVFSRYLQLKLQAAAKPKPNPTAGVTVVSPGPFSAVSAYHTTDWARHLLNRAGYGPTDADLAAVRSTGYVGWLEAQMSPSHVSDTACAQVLSRLPAQGAAIWRVKHGIETGTINGWDQYNSVLQDFTVRALLSKRQLLTVMEDFWGNHFNVTIYADGTAESRAHYAYTIRARAFGRFADLLAAVTKHPAMLTYLNNRDSTAEHPNENQGRELLELHTVGVDAGYGEVGVINSARLLTGLGVDSDSGEYAYQPWNHWTGAVKVLGFSHANATDTGGEAAVNAYLSYLAHHPATAQRLARKLAVRFVSDTPSAGLVSLLAKTYLAHDTAIVPVLRVLFSSHEFAQSIGAKVARPFEHLVSTARRMGVTPALDNLDALLQLVYMADDAGHNPFGQPFPTGQPDTADAWESTAATLTRWNNTMSMVAGWYPSDVVRPTLLAAAVGPTLPATHGELLDVVARRMFGRVLAPAHKTAMLAFLGVTADKAVSSSSSAVSGGLPSLVAALLDSPYATLR
- a CDS encoding DUF1501 domain-containing protein is translated as MTETTARPVDQGCCEEGARAGRLTRRSLLKALGVGSVAIAAGPAVGMRAAFAADPGWSGDTVVVLSLRGGFDGLSAVAPIGDPNYAANRPTIAVPASAAFQLDPMFGLHPGLADLQALWTSGKLAFVHAAGMSAPNRSHFSAMDEMERAAPGSSARSGWLDRTLALHSVGGPFSAVQMGSSSIPESLAGPYPVLGMDSVSGFRLSGAGSAASRAKWSAALNALHDQAPPGLHDSAAGTLGALDTAASLASYTPANGASYPSGGLGNALKNAAQLIKADVGLRALTIDLGDWDMHAGLGTVDNGWMRGNLLELGRGLKAFATDLGTWLDSTTLVTISEFGRRVQENESGGVDHGWGNVMMVLGGHVVQGVHGTWPTLAADKLTQGDLTATTDYRAVLADVLVNRTGASVAQVGEVFPGYTGASSLPGVTTP
- a CDS encoding ATP-binding cassette domain-containing protein yields the protein MTSAHPAEPRDGVTVTARGVVVVRGGRRVVDEVDVDVVPGRVLAVTGPSGSGKSTLLTVLAGLVPADGGTVDPADRAARTGVVFQGYGLLPVLTAAENVELPLQLRGLDRTVVRDRAQAALARAGLADVPDRLAEELSGGQRQRVAVARALVVAPGLLVADEPTAELDADTAAVVLAALREEAGAGAAVVLATHDPEVAALCDDTLHLVDGRAER
- a CDS encoding ATP-binding cassette domain-containing protein, encoding MTVTTTRPAGLAVRCEELVHIYRTGDLDVVAVRGVDLDVAPGERVALLGPSGSGKSTLLGMMGGLIPPSAGRVWVGDEEIGGLPERALLRMRSQRVGLVLQGAARNLLAYATPADNVRFANRSLPRARRRSAMQPQELLGALGLGAVADRPVPLLSGGEQQRVALAVAVANGPGLLLADEPTSQLDHPARDAVLDLLDEVNERFGTTVVVVTHDPEVGQRLGRTVTMRYGRVGQEGHHGEQFAVVGKDGSVHLPDEVVADWPPGTRVIVERDGAEVRLRRSET